In Zingiber officinale cultivar Zhangliang chromosome 1A, Zo_v1.1, whole genome shotgun sequence, a genomic segment contains:
- the LOC122013321 gene encoding transcription factor HHO2-like, with translation MDAAAEEIRSDLAQFTAMTVADYVKHALESGEGMAVNLEESLRILEQERRKMEGIEQELPQCMNLLADVMVGLEKELEPWKGERFAREFGSSIPVKRRFEEAETRVNLERGGVEMKKWMRSAQLWVDNPGSSNQWSGENARIVINKGGGELNLPMKQSIFQCGGGGDGALAVSNDHRSSHVQHQKPRKARLCWSPELHRRFLSALHQLGGAQAATPNQIREAMKADGLSNVEIKSHLQQYRLQTKRRPTGSVSEKEPSAITGVESVAGEQLSGPSHPILSLSSSPSSSSM, from the exons atgGATGCGGCGGCGGAGGAGATCCGCTCAGACTTGGCGCAGTTCACCGCCATGACCGTGGCGGATTACGTGAAGCATGCATTAGAGAGCGGAGAAGGGATGGCGGTGAATCTGGAGGAGTCGTTGAGGATCCTGGAGCAGGAGAGGCGGAAGATGGAGGGCATCGAGCAGGAGCTGCCTCAGTGCATGAATCTGCTCGCAGATG TGATGGTGGGGTTAGAGAAGGAGCTCGAGCCATGGAAGGGCGAGAGATTCGCACGCGAGTTCGGGAGTTCCATCCCCGTTAAAAGAAGATTCGAAGAGGCGGAAACGAGGGTTAATCTGGAAAGGGGCGGCGTCGAGATGAAGAAATGGATGAGATCTGCTCAACTCTGGGTCGACAATCCCGGAAGCAGCAATCAGTGGAGCGGTGAAAATGCGAGGATTGTTATTAACAAG GGCGGCGGAGAGCTCAATCTTCCGATGAAGCAGAGTATCTTCCaatgcggcggcggcggcgacggcgCGTTGGCGGTGTCGAACGATCACCGCAGCTCACATGTACAGCATCAGAAACCGCGAAAGGCGCGGCTGTGCTGGTCGCCGGAGCTACATCGGCGGTTCCTTTCCGCCCTCCACCAGCTCGGTGGCGCCCAAG CGGCAACTCCTAACCAAATCAGAGAAGCGATGAAGGCGGACGGTCTCTCCAACGTCGAAATTAAAAGTCATTTGCAG CAATATCGGCTGCAAACAAAGAGAAGACCTACTGGCTCAGTTTCAGAGAAGGAACCTTCAGCGATAACAGGAGTTGAATCGGTTGCTGGAGAGCAGCTCAGTGGTCCTTCACATCCAATACTTTCTCTATCCAGCTCTCCGTCGTCCTCTTCCATGTAA